In Plasmodium berghei ANKA genome assembly, contig: PbANKA_00_1, whole genome shotgun sequence, the genomic window tgataaatataatagcgttatcattatatgcctatacatataaactaataaaatatttcactAATAACtaatattgaaatattgttttttgtgaaagcttcatataattaagtattaatattatcgGAAAGAcacataataatacattataaAGGTATCAAcgctatatattttgttaaagATTCAATTTGAATTTGTAGTTTTatattctaaaaatatgaatcaATGGTGAAAGGGTTAAAGCCTCAATTCATGTTAAAtgtcattttattattccatATTAACGcgtattatattatcattttttaatgaatcatcatttttttaatcacAAACAGGATTATTTCATATagaattaatataatatagaattttaaataaattatttgaatgtatatacattaataactataataatataatatataatataaaaatgagcAATGCAAAACAGTTAAcgaatatttatataaatttatatattaaaagagCAAATATATCTTATCTCTCTCCTCTTGGAGGGTAATATAACAACCTAATTAAACATAGTTTTCTATTatactttaaaatttgCATCAATAGTTATTTATGTGCTAATATttactatatattattttaaaagcaATTTACATTCAAAGGGTTATTTAAACTTATAAATAGCTTAATAAATGCGGTTCAGTGCTAATTGTTGTTTTAAGgaatggaaaatatatgcaaaatatattataaaattaaccAATAAAGAATATTTCTAAATTGGAATATGtaggaataaaaataaagttataGGACTCATTAAAATggattattaatttatctttattcattaaaaacaatataaatttatataatttgcaTAGAGATGTAACATAActtaatttgaaaatactataattttaataaaacatgGTATGTAGTATTAGAAACAGATATATAagtatttaatatattttaaaaaatgactatttatatacatttaaaaaatatgctaaCAATagatttattaatttttatatatttacagtCTCATGGGTATTAAtctatttattaaaacatgAGAAacaaatttgtatttttctatattaagACATAATATAAGGGAATGTGTTTTAAACTTATTACAAAAATccttaaaattttataataaaattataatggatattattaataattatgaatttATGCATAAATTATGTTATACATATGaccaaaataaatatctcCAACTTAAGGCAGTTTAGCTAAtctgtataaatatatataaacttGCTATGGTGTttctatttattattactttatatttattttaaatgaatactaaaaaaaatgagttTAACTACAGataattgttatatatagaatACAAGCTTGCATCCCCTATTTTGATGCagtatatatgaaattaatATGACATACTTAATTTATAgctcaaaaataaaatttcaatATGACAATTGGTGATGTGGTACATACAATTTCTTGAATAAAAGTGTTTGTTATTAcgcattttttatattgcattatctataaattaataatatgttCATTTTAGTagacatttttattttattttttaaaacggTTTTTAGTGTAATAAGTTTGAAACTATGTGGAAGTTTTTTCCCGACGAATTAAATGAATCTGGAGAATATGATTTTCgaaatgaattttttaacgAATACTGCCCTGATGAAAACTGTAATAACGATATCGATAAGATTAATGCTGGATACTTATggttatttaataaattttatgggGATAGTGATAATTTTTCGAATTCTGCAAATGgcaatattaatattgttGTATACTTTATGATGTGGTTAGGTTATAAGTTAAATCAAAAAACACATGAAGGAATCAACACATTTAACGATTTTTATActagaaatataaatagtaatGAAAAGTATACTAATACTATAGATGGTGTTGAGGGGTATAATAGTTATAAGGATCttatagataaaaaaaaagaattgaTGAATATTTctaatgaaaatatgtcTAATCTTTATGATGCATTTAAAATGTTATGCAACATGATTAATAatgctaaaaaaaatgataatggAAACACATGTTTAGAATATgctaataaatttgttaataaacATAATGAACTTAAGAATGattctaataatattcaagggaattcatataataaaatattgtcTACATTATCAGATGGTTATacttcttttaaaaatacttATTATGATTCTAATATAAGAAGTAAACTACCAAGTCTtataatggaaaaaaaaacacaaattTCTTTAAGGCCTAATGGATCACAAGATATGTTCTCGAGTGAAACGCTACCATCAAGTACTGAAATTGAAGTATCAATTTCTGAAACTGATGTATCAGATTCTGAAAAAACACTATCGAGTTCATTGACAATAAGCAAACTAATTCCAATTCCATTTATATTGGTTGCaacaataattttattaggAATTTCATATaaggtaaataataagtcaaataaaaaatatattcaacaCTGACTAATTtgtgaatataaataaattatacaatttaaaaaatttttatattagtattcGTTATTTGGATTTTGGAAACGACTTCAAAGACAATATTTAAGAgaaaaactaaaaaaaagaagaaaatgaatcattaatatatgattcGAAGAGTAATGAAGATTTCAggaatagtaataatgatttatatattttaagaagCTGTCTATTTCGAAGTAATTTTtgatcataatttttatatagtttttatgTTGTGGAATCCATATTCGGTTTAGGGATAAGTATTATATtgcatttaattttttataatttgaacactaatttaatatatgtactATACCCGTATGTTTAATCTCGAACTGAAGCCTAAATATGCAACAAAAAAAGGGGTACTGTcattaatatgaaaaggatcacataacattttttcataattataatatatataatttagtGTTCATATCGATTTAATatgattaaaataaaatatctatattgcatatattaattcatattatgatatatcataattatttattatataaagttTGTTAATCATAACTATATTGAATTATGCATAACACAATatgtttctttatttgatgaaacattttatttagtaaaacttattatttgttttaatttaaattgtaTTTTGATAATCGAACAgtacaatattattattatttatgaagTTGggtattaattataataaaattcattttgaGTATTCATCTacattataaatacattCAGGTTAAAATGTGTTTTTAAGAttaattaaacatattacCAATATAGAATAGGTagtcataaaatatagattcATAAAACATCAATCGAGGTTCGACAACACAACGATATCTATAAAAGATGTTTTGTGCATCAATcgttttaaataatacaataaaaatatacatattaataaaaaattacaatatAGATATAGGCATAGTATCCTTTTAACTTTcgattatatatagtataattttatggtaaggttttaaattaaaattatagaaatagttttatattatttattatgaaggtataatattagattaatcattattaatttttaaacattataattttgagttataaataaattatattttaaaacagttaaaaaataaatatataaataaaatttaatgctATATTTTGCTATAATACTTATAAACAACCtggtatataaaattaacgttatttttctaatatatataatattgtatcGATGACTAAAACTGaaatatgttaaaattGGGGAACATatagaattatatattaatgcaaattatatagaaaaagtATGTAATGATTAATTTTaactaataatatttttattaggttattatatatatataaaatcacaaatatataatttaaatatattgttattacaaaataatatatatgttctAAAATGTTATACTTTAAAACAATGAAACAAGTAAATTACTAATTGGTTTAAAGTATCCCTATTGACTGCATTAATTATCGCATTGTACTATACAGTGATATAGCAGtagcaataataatagtaataaaaatatataaacgtATTAAATACGAACAAACCATTAAGTTCATCTGATTCGAATACgttgatatatattaattatatatattattaaacttataatcatattaaaattgtatggatatatgataaaatgaaatattataacatttatttaagTATGCATTAATGCGATAATATTAGAATTAACACTAccaagaaaataatattaataattatagtcttcttaaaaatatagtttttcatcataaaaccaaatatagtttattataaaatataaaagcaaactatatatttagaaaaataatagttctaagttatttttaatgattaattttaatatatacatgcatTGAAAGTTTTAATggtagaaaatataaaatataattaaactatgtagaataaataaatgttatataGCTATATCATTGTcttaaaaaagtataattCCCTTATATACCCTATctaaaatgtaaatataacaatttaatTACGCATGgttttctattatattttaaaatttgcatCAATacttattaattttttaatatttaatatctaataattattattattttaaaaactaTTTGCATTCAAAGGTTTATTTAAGCttataaataacataataaatacgATTTCAGCGCTAATTTTCGTTTTAAACCGTGGAAAATATgtgcaaaatatattataaaatcactcaataaagaataattttaaattaaatatgtaggaataaaaataatgttatcgaacttattaaaatatattatgaatttatctatattaaataaaaataatattaaaattatgcatataaattaaaaaagggaaCAATGCaacttattttataaatgttacaaatttagaaaagtctatattatatattataagaaGCAAGTATATAagtatttaatatattttaaaaaataaccatttatatacttttaaggattatagtaataatatatttcttaattgtttcgattttttcaatatattatttttggagcatcatttattaaaacaaaagatataacgtatattttctatattaaaGCATATGTATAAGAAGATATATCCTAATTTCATTACAATGTTACTTTaagttttataataatgctCATAAGAGTGTTATTGAGGATAACAATTTATGcaaaattgtattatatatacatataataaatgtattaaaCCCCCCAAAAACAAGGAAATTTAACTaccata contains:
- a CDS encoding BIR protein, translating into MTIGDVCNKFETMWKFFPDELNESGEYDFRNEFFNEYCPDENCNNDIDKINAGYLWLFNKFYGDSDNFSNSANGNINIVVYFMMWLGYKLNQKTHEGINTFNDFYTRNINSNEKYTNTIDGVEGYNSYKDLIDKKKELMNISNENMSNLYDAFKMLCNMINNAKKNDNGNTCLEYANKFVNKHNELKNDSNNIQGNSYNKILSTLSDGYTSFKNTYYDSNIRSKLPSLIMEKKTQISLRPNGSQDMFSSETLPSSTEIEVSISETDVSDSEKTLSSSLTISKLIPIPFILVATIILLGISYKYSLFGFWKRLQRQYLREKLKKRRK